A genomic segment from Chitinophaga niabensis encodes:
- a CDS encoding SRPBCC family protein: MTVSPFVIERIYNAPADKVWQAITDPAKMKSWYFDLPGFKPEVGYEFEFYGGEEGGEQYQHLCKVTEVIPGKKLTYTWRYGKYPGNSFVTWELFPEGDKTRLQLTHAGLDTFPQDNKNFRRESFAQGWTEIIGTNLKAFLEQ, translated from the coding sequence ATGACGGTATCTCCATTTGTAATCGAAAGGATCTACAATGCTCCTGCCGATAAAGTATGGCAAGCGATAACAGATCCTGCCAAGATGAAATCATGGTATTTCGACCTGCCGGGTTTTAAACCTGAAGTTGGCTATGAGTTTGAGTTTTATGGAGGAGAAGAAGGCGGTGAGCAATACCAGCACCTTTGCAAAGTAACAGAGGTGATCCCGGGTAAAAAACTGACTTACACCTGGCGGTACGGAAAATATCCCGGCAATTCCTTTGTTACCTGGGAACTTTTCCCGGAAGGGGATAAAACCAGGTTGCAACTGACGCATGCAGGGCTGGATACTTTCCCGCAAGACAACAAGAATTTCAGAAGAGAAAGTTTTGCACAGGGTTGGACGGAGATCATTGGTACAAACCTGAAGGCGTTTTTGGAGCAATAG
- a CDS encoding efflux RND transporter periplasmic adaptor subunit, with product MKQIKILWIGAALASCQQATPVPIKEVNPLPDSLIRQLQTAPAKLEEMTDLVKLNGKIVPTEQQQAKVYALVSGRIGTVKVELGDMVQKGQVLATLESSEVAAVNNDLSLANANAEMALKNMETRRSLYQGSLITEQEYLSAQIEYNKAKSELEKAQQINAITGGNSKAGYTVKAPISGSIIEKNITGNSEVRQDNNSNLFTIADLSTVWVIANVYESDINSIHLNDPVIVSTLANPDKEYAGRVDKIYNVLDAVSRTMKVRISMPNKNNELKPEMFARVYLSSRIGGTPQLCIPAKAVVMDNSKRYVVVKKDASLAIREIRVIKRVDDKAFIEGLTAGENVVTQSQVFIYDALNVK from the coding sequence ATGAAGCAAATTAAAATTTTATGGATAGGGGCTGCACTGGCTTCCTGCCAGCAGGCAACGCCGGTACCCATCAAGGAAGTGAACCCTTTGCCGGACAGTCTTATCAGGCAATTACAAACAGCTCCGGCAAAACTGGAGGAAATGACGGACCTGGTAAAACTGAACGGCAAAATAGTACCTACAGAACAGCAACAGGCCAAAGTATATGCATTGGTCAGTGGCCGTATTGGCACGGTAAAAGTAGAATTGGGAGACATGGTGCAGAAAGGCCAGGTACTGGCCACACTGGAAAGTTCTGAAGTGGCGGCTGTAAACAACGATCTCTCCCTCGCCAATGCCAATGCAGAAATGGCTTTGAAGAACATGGAAACACGCCGCTCCTTATACCAGGGCAGCCTGATCACCGAACAGGAATATCTCAGCGCACAGATCGAATACAATAAAGCTAAGTCCGAACTGGAAAAAGCACAACAGATCAATGCCATTACCGGCGGGAACAGCAAAGCCGGTTATACCGTAAAAGCACCCATTTCCGGCAGCATCATCGAAAAGAATATCACCGGCAATTCGGAAGTAAGGCAGGATAACAACAGCAATCTTTTCACCATCGCAGACCTTTCTACCGTATGGGTGATCGCCAATGTTTACGAATCGGACATTAACAGCATCCACCTCAACGATCCGGTGATTGTATCCACCCTGGCCAATCCGGATAAGGAATACGCCGGAAGGGTAGACAAGATCTACAATGTGCTGGATGCAGTAAGCCGTACCATGAAAGTGCGCATCAGCATGCCAAATAAAAACAATGAGCTGAAACCGGAAATGTTTGCCAGGGTATACCTCAGCTCCAGGATAGGCGGCACACCACAACTATGTATCCCCGCAAAAGCAGTGGTAATGGATAACAGCAAACGATATGTGGTGGTGAAAAAAGATGCTTCACTGGCTATCCGCGAGATCAGGGTGATCAAACGGGTAGATGATAAAGCATTCATAGAAGGCCTTACAGCAGGAGAAAATGTGGTAACGCAGTCGCAGGTATTTATCTATGATGCATTAAATGTAAAGTAA
- a CDS encoding AraC family transcriptional regulator: MKPAIPVYDICSLSMGKDQQDLLIERLNHYLQNNYQKAIHQHGHSFYHLVLFTKGSGSHTLDFTKFSVQPYQVYFMIPGQVHNWHFSPDTDGYVIHFSETFFRSFLMHHDYLERFPFFSGDSKDQVLTVPLPAREEVKALFEKLVAEMETPQFDMIRVLMLQLFLLIERTSVREKKKAIPQQKLLVLRNFQQLINKHYRTIKLPKEYAELLYITPNHLNALCQDLLGKTAGELIRERILLEAKRMLTNADLTVTQIAYELNFQDNSYFNRFFKKYAGITPDDFRKSLNN; encoded by the coding sequence ATGAAACCAGCCATCCCGGTATATGATATTTGCAGCCTCAGTATGGGGAAAGATCAGCAGGACCTGCTGATCGAAAGATTAAACCATTACCTGCAAAATAACTACCAAAAGGCCATACACCAGCACGGCCACTCATTCTACCACCTGGTATTATTTACCAAAGGAAGCGGTAGCCATACCCTGGATTTTACGAAGTTCAGTGTACAGCCTTACCAGGTTTATTTTATGATCCCGGGCCAGGTACACAACTGGCACTTTTCACCGGATACAGACGGTTATGTGATCCATTTTTCGGAAACATTCTTCCGCTCTTTTTTAATGCATCACGATTACCTGGAACGTTTTCCTTTTTTCAGTGGTGACAGTAAGGACCAGGTACTAACAGTACCACTCCCCGCAAGGGAAGAAGTGAAAGCGTTGTTTGAGAAGCTGGTAGCAGAAATGGAAACGCCGCAGTTTGATATGATCCGCGTGTTGATGCTGCAATTATTCCTGCTCATTGAAAGAACGAGCGTAAGGGAAAAGAAGAAAGCCATTCCCCAGCAGAAACTGCTGGTATTGCGCAACTTTCAGCAGCTGATCAACAAACACTACCGTACCATTAAATTACCAAAGGAATACGCAGAACTGTTATATATCACACCCAATCACCTCAATGCCCTCTGCCAGGACCTCCTGGGCAAAACGGCCGGTGAGCTGATCCGGGAAAGGATCCTGCTGGAAGCAAAACGTATGCTCACCAATGCAGACCTTACCGTAACCCAGATCGCGTATGAACTCAACTTCCAGGATAATTCCTACTTTAACCGCTTCTTCAAAAAGTATGCAGGCATCACCCCGGATGATTTCAGAAAAAGCTTAAATAATTAG
- a CDS encoding efflux RND transporter permease subunit, whose amino-acid sequence MTKTIKAIIAFSLKNKLFIFLATFILIVWGAIAYKNIPIEAFPDVTNTQITIITQWPGRSAEEVEKFVTAPIEIAMNPVQKKTAVRSTTVFGLSVIKVIFEDKVEDYFARQQVNNLLRDVDLPSGADPDVQPPTGPTGEIFRYTLSSKTKTVQELKTLQDWVVQRRLLGVPGVGDVVSFGGEVKTYEIKVNPHKLASYDITPLDVYEAVSKSNINVGGDVIVDNSQAYVVRGIGLLNNTEEIGNIIVTHINSTPILVKDIADVDISALPRLGQVGRDMQNDVVEGIIVMRKGENPSEVIKRVQDKIDQLNEKVLPADVKIDTFYNRNNLIDFATHTVLHNMLEGIIFVTVIVFIFMADWRTTVIVAVVIPLALLFAFICLTLKGMSANLLSMGAIDFGIIIDGAVVMVEGIFVLLDHSAKKHGMERFNKMSKLGIIKNTGGELGKAVFFSKLIIIAALLPIFSFEKVEGKMFSPLAWTLGFALLGALILTLTLVPLLSSLLLRKNVRERHNPIVEGLTNGVMKLFSVTYRRKGITLLVSAGIVAVGMFSFKFLGSEFLPELDEGAIYIRATCPLSISLEESRDLANKMRRTLREFPEVKQVMSQTGRPNDGTDATGFYNIEFHVDIYPKKEWKSGLSKEELIAQMQERLSVSPGVNLNFSQPIMDNVEEAVSGVKGSLCVKVYGDSLTYTESRANEIYDVMKDIPGVEDLGVIRNIGQPELRIELDENKLALYGVTTADANATIEMAIGGKAISQIYEGEKKFQLRLRYLEKYRNNAESFSSLLVPSIHGTKVPIKDIAKITTSTGPSIVFRDDNQRFTAVKFSIRGRDMGSTIAEAQEKVNAAVHLDKGYEMEWAGDFENQQRATKRLAEVVPVSLLIIFLILFIMFGNVKDAGMVLLNVPFAIVGGIAALLITGTNFSISAGIGFIALFGICIQNGVILISVFKKNLQQLKKQPNPLEQAIKGGLRTRVRPVVMTALMAAIGLLPAALSNGIGSETSKPLAIVVIGGLITATVLTLLVFPLFFYLGYRRSN is encoded by the coding sequence ATGACAAAAACCATCAAAGCGATCATCGCTTTTTCGCTTAAGAATAAATTATTCATCTTCCTGGCAACCTTTATACTGATCGTATGGGGTGCCATCGCCTATAAGAATATACCCATTGAGGCTTTTCCGGATGTTACCAATACACAGATCACTATCATCACACAATGGCCCGGCAGAAGTGCGGAAGAGGTAGAGAAATTTGTGACGGCACCTATTGAGATTGCCATGAACCCGGTGCAGAAAAAAACGGCGGTGAGGTCTACTACCGTATTCGGGCTCTCTGTGATCAAGGTGATCTTTGAAGATAAAGTGGAAGATTATTTTGCCAGGCAACAGGTGAACAACCTCCTGCGTGATGTAGACCTTCCCTCCGGCGCAGACCCCGATGTACAGCCTCCTACCGGCCCTACTGGCGAAATATTCCGCTACACCCTGAGCAGTAAAACCAAAACCGTACAGGAACTTAAAACTCTGCAGGACTGGGTAGTGCAAAGAAGGCTTCTGGGGGTGCCGGGTGTGGGAGATGTGGTAAGTTTCGGAGGGGAGGTAAAAACGTATGAGATCAAAGTGAACCCGCATAAACTGGCTTCTTATGATATTACACCACTGGATGTTTACGAAGCAGTGTCCAAAAGCAATATCAATGTGGGAGGAGATGTGATCGTAGATAATTCGCAGGCTTACGTGGTAAGGGGCATTGGCTTATTGAATAATACAGAGGAAATAGGCAATATCATCGTCACGCATATCAACAGCACACCTATACTTGTAAAGGACATTGCGGATGTGGACATCTCTGCATTACCGCGGCTGGGCCAGGTAGGCAGGGATATGCAGAACGATGTGGTGGAAGGTATTATTGTAATGCGTAAAGGAGAAAATCCCAGCGAGGTAATTAAACGGGTACAGGATAAAATAGATCAACTCAATGAAAAAGTACTACCTGCCGATGTAAAGATAGATACCTTCTACAATCGCAATAATCTCATTGATTTTGCCACACATACCGTACTGCATAATATGCTGGAGGGGATCATTTTTGTGACCGTGATCGTATTCATCTTTATGGCAGACTGGCGTACAACAGTGATCGTGGCAGTAGTGATACCACTGGCCCTGCTGTTCGCTTTTATTTGTCTTACACTCAAAGGCATGTCCGCCAACTTACTGTCGATGGGGGCGATAGATTTTGGGATCATCATAGACGGGGCGGTGGTGATGGTGGAAGGCATCTTTGTACTACTGGACCACTCGGCGAAGAAACATGGTATGGAAAGGTTCAACAAGATGTCTAAACTCGGGATCATTAAAAATACCGGCGGAGAACTGGGAAAGGCTGTGTTCTTTTCCAAGCTCATCATCATCGCGGCATTACTGCCCATCTTCTCCTTTGAAAAAGTAGAGGGTAAAATGTTCTCGCCACTTGCATGGACATTAGGTTTCGCTTTACTCGGCGCACTCATCCTTACCTTAACGCTGGTGCCCTTGCTGAGTAGTTTGCTGCTGCGGAAGAATGTGCGGGAAAGACATAATCCTATCGTGGAAGGATTAACCAACGGCGTCATGAAACTTTTCTCCGTTACTTACCGGAGAAAAGGGATCACACTCCTGGTTTCTGCAGGGATAGTAGCCGTGGGGATGTTTTCCTTTAAGTTCCTGGGGAGTGAATTCCTGCCGGAATTAGATGAAGGGGCCATATACATCAGGGCTACCTGCCCGCTGAGCATATCCCTGGAAGAATCCCGGGACCTTGCCAATAAAATGCGCCGCACCCTTCGTGAATTTCCGGAAGTGAAACAGGTAATGTCCCAGACCGGCCGGCCTAATGATGGTACGGATGCTACCGGATTCTATAACATTGAATTCCATGTGGACATCTATCCGAAGAAAGAATGGAAAAGCGGCCTTTCCAAAGAAGAACTGATTGCGCAGATGCAGGAACGGCTCAGTGTTTCGCCGGGTGTAAATCTCAACTTCTCCCAACCGATTATGGATAATGTGGAAGAAGCCGTATCCGGTGTAAAAGGCTCTTTGTGTGTGAAGGTGTATGGGGACAGTCTTACTTATACAGAAAGCCGGGCCAATGAGATCTATGATGTGATGAAGGATATTCCCGGTGTGGAAGACCTGGGGGTGATCCGTAACATAGGGCAGCCGGAATTGCGCATAGAACTGGATGAAAATAAGCTGGCCCTCTATGGTGTTACCACCGCAGATGCAAATGCCACCATTGAAATGGCCATCGGCGGGAAAGCTATCTCACAGATCTATGAGGGAGAAAAGAAATTCCAGTTGCGGCTGCGTTACCTTGAAAAATACAGGAATAATGCTGAATCATTCAGCAGTTTGCTTGTTCCCTCCATTCATGGTACCAAGGTACCCATCAAGGACATTGCAAAGATCACTACATCCACCGGCCCGAGTATTGTATTCCGGGACGATAATCAACGTTTCACTGCTGTAAAATTCTCCATACGCGGCAGAGATATGGGAAGCACCATAGCGGAAGCGCAGGAAAAAGTAAATGCAGCCGTTCACCTGGATAAAGGCTATGAAATGGAATGGGCAGGTGATTTTGAAAATCAGCAGCGGGCCACCAAACGCCTGGCAGAAGTAGTTCCTGTCAGCCTGCTGATCATTTTCCTGATCCTCTTTATTATGTTCGGGAATGTAAAAGATGCAGGTATGGTATTATTAAATGTGCCCTTTGCGATTGTAGGCGGTATTGCTGCCCTGCTGATCACCGGTACTAATTTTAGTATCAGCGCGGGGATCGGTTTTATTGCCCTGTTCGGGATCTGTATACAGAACGGGGTGATCCTGATCAGTGTGTTCAAAAAGAACCTGCAGCAATTAAAGAAACAGCCTAATCCTTTGGAACAGGCTATCAAAGGAGGTTTGAGAACAAGGGTGCGGCCTGTGGTGATGACGGCCCTGATGGCAGCGATTGGTCTATTACCGGCCGCATTGTCCAATGGCATTGGTTCTGAAACATCCAAACCACTGGCCATTGTAGTGATCGGCGGATTGATCACGGCCACAGTGCTTACGTTGCTGGTGTTTCCTTTATTCTTTTATTTAGGTTACAGGAGATCAAATTAA
- a CDS encoding TolC family protein has translation MNCKRNLMLTIGVLIISMYGYAQDTLRITLPQAEKQFLEHNLYLLAEKYNISKAQAEVVQMKLFPNPNLKLEGSVYNPNNNRFADIGNTSGQYAIAAEQLILLAGKRNKQVKLARTASSMAEDRFFDLLRTLSFTLRSNFYKAHYQQNTLAALQQQISTLETLQTTYHGLQAKGIVSGKDAVRVTSLLYNLRAEHTSLLNECHDMQSELQLLLHRQNTWYVTEVTAEPVSLRRTDLQTLLDTALLTRQDLRLAQHALQYSEQNYRLQKAMAVPDLTVGAMFDKRSNYIDNASLLNVAMDLPFFHRNQGNIKAARVDIAQQKLLLEQQAAVVENEVRTVYAQALNTEKAVFAIDPGFRLQLEILLQNMGEHLLKKEVSLLEFTDFYDSYKENILRLNNMQNDRMQAIEKLNYVIGKNLLNNEAN, from the coding sequence ATGAATTGCAAACGCAATCTCATGCTTACGATCGGCGTGCTGATCATAAGCATGTACGGGTATGCGCAGGATACATTGCGCATTACCCTGCCACAGGCAGAAAAACAATTCCTGGAACATAACCTGTACCTGCTCGCTGAAAAATATAATATCTCTAAAGCACAGGCCGAAGTGGTACAAATGAAGCTCTTTCCCAATCCCAACCTGAAGCTGGAAGGAAGTGTCTATAATCCCAACAATAACAGGTTTGCAGACATTGGCAACACATCCGGCCAATATGCTATTGCAGCGGAACAGCTCATATTGCTGGCAGGCAAACGCAACAAACAGGTAAAACTGGCCCGTACAGCTTCTTCCATGGCAGAAGACAGGTTCTTTGACCTGCTGCGTACCTTAAGTTTCACCCTGCGCAGTAATTTCTATAAAGCGCATTACCAGCAGAATACTTTAGCTGCATTGCAGCAGCAGATAAGCACACTGGAAACCTTACAAACGACCTACCATGGCCTTCAGGCGAAAGGTATTGTTTCCGGTAAAGATGCCGTACGCGTCACATCGCTGTTGTATAACCTTCGTGCAGAACACACCAGCCTGCTGAATGAATGCCATGATATGCAAAGTGAATTACAGTTACTCCTGCACCGGCAAAATACCTGGTATGTAACGGAGGTAACGGCGGAACCTGTTTCCCTGCGGCGTACTGATCTGCAAACCCTGCTGGATACGGCATTGCTTACCCGGCAAGACCTCAGGCTAGCGCAACATGCATTGCAGTACAGCGAACAAAACTACCGGCTGCAGAAAGCAATGGCCGTACCGGACCTTACTGTTGGTGCTATGTTCGACAAACGCAGCAATTACATCGATAACGCCAGCCTGCTGAATGTAGCCATGGACCTTCCTTTCTTTCATCGTAACCAGGGAAACATCAAAGCGGCCAGGGTGGATATTGCACAGCAAAAGCTCTTACTGGAACAGCAGGCGGCGGTGGTGGAAAATGAAGTACGCACGGTGTATGCACAAGCGCTCAATACGGAAAAGGCAGTGTTTGCCATAGATCCGGGCTTCCGGTTACAGCTGGAAATACTCTTACAGAACATGGGAGAACATCTGCTGAAAAAGGAGGTCAGCCTGCTGGAATTCACGGACTTCTACGACTCCTATAAAGAAAATATCCTCCGGTTAAACAATATGCAGAACGACCGGATGCAGGCAATAGAAAAACTAAACTATGTAATCGGGAAAAACTTACTGAACAATGAAGCAAATTAA
- a CDS encoding DUF983 domain-containing protein gives MCAEKTDHKPNLILSVLSNKCPRCRRGDLYQHKNPYRLGSFMKMNEHCPVCGQPTEPETGFYFGTGYVSYALSIALSVATFVAWYVLLGFSLYDSRLFWWLGINGALLVILQPILMRVSRSIWLAFFVYYDRNWRLQYKV, from the coding sequence ATGTGTGCCGAAAAAACAGACCACAAACCCAACCTTATCCTCAGTGTATTAAGTAATAAATGCCCGCGTTGCAGAAGGGGTGACCTCTATCAGCACAAAAATCCCTATCGCCTGGGCAGCTTCATGAAAATGAATGAACATTGCCCCGTATGCGGCCAGCCTACAGAGCCGGAAACAGGTTTCTACTTTGGTACCGGTTATGTAAGTTATGCCCTTTCCATTGCCCTGAGCGTGGCCACCTTTGTTGCCTGGTATGTATTATTGGGTTTTTCCCTGTACGATAGCCGTCTTTTCTGGTGGCTGGGCATCAATGGCGCACTCCTGGTTATCTTACAACCCATACTGATGCGGGTTTCGCGGAGTATCTGGCTCGCCTTCTTTGTTTATTATGACAGAAACTGGCGGCTTCAGTATAAAGTTTAA
- a CDS encoding GreA/GreB family elongation factor: protein MQKVKHQLVFREDDYEMLTACLNDAQRESAFGAHVMATLKADFKRGIRVSRDEFPADVVRLNSRVKLKEAGNNKVMELVLVMPDEADIKQRKISVMAPVGVALIGFREGQEVMWQVPSGQKTFTIVEVENQD from the coding sequence ATGCAAAAAGTAAAACATCAGCTGGTGTTCAGAGAGGATGATTATGAAATGTTAACAGCCTGTCTGAACGATGCACAGCGCGAAAGCGCATTTGGCGCGCATGTAATGGCAACACTGAAAGCAGATTTCAAAAGAGGAATACGGGTAAGCCGGGATGAATTTCCTGCTGATGTGGTACGCCTTAATTCACGCGTGAAATTAAAAGAAGCAGGCAATAATAAAGTGATGGAACTGGTGCTGGTAATGCCGGACGAAGCAGACATCAAACAAAGGAAGATCTCCGTAATGGCCCCTGTAGGCGTGGCCCTGATAGGGTTCCGGGAAGGGCAGGAGGTTATGTGGCAGGTGCCCTCCGGGCAGAAAACTTTCACGATCGTAGAAGTGGAAAACCAGGATTAA